The Thioalkalivibrio nitratireducens DSM 14787 DNA segment CGTCTCTTCGGCACGCGCCAAACCCTTCGCTCATTTCATCCTGACCGAAATCGAACGCCGAGGACTCCCCGGCGAGCTGCTGTTGCTGCCAATCGTCGAGAGCGGCTACGCAGCCGAGGCCACCTCCAGCGGACGCGCGGCCGGAATCTGGCAGTTCATTCCCAGCACCGGCGAGCATTTCGGACTCATCCAGGACGACTGGTACGACGGCCGCCGGGACGTGTACCAGTCGACCCATGCGGCACTGGATTACCTGGAACGCCTGCATGCGCGCTTCGGCGACTGGTACCTGGCGCTGGCGGCGTACAACTTCGGTCAGGGTAATGTTGCCCGTGCCATCGCGGCAAACACCGCGGCCGGCCAGCCGACGGATTACTGGAGCCTTCGGCTGTCGAGCGAGGCGATGTCCTACGTGCCGCGGCTGCTCGCGCTGCGAGCGCTGTTCGAGCAGCCGTCCCGCCACAACGTGACGCTGCCGGTGATCGCCAACCGCCCCTACCTGGAACCCGTGGAGCTCGGCCGGCAGGCAGACCTGGAGTACGTTGCCGAGCTTGCACGGATCGAGGCGCGCGAGGTGCTTACGCTGAATCCGGGTTACCGCCGCAGCATCACCCACCCCCATGCCGCGCAGCATCTCCTGCTGCCGGCACCCGCCGCGCAACGGCTGCAGACGGCGCTGCGCCAGCGCGGTGCCGATCATCCGCTGGTGCGCTACACCGACTACCAGGTTCGCCCGGGCGACACGCTCGGGCAGATCGCGCAGCGCCACGGCCTCTCGGTGGCCGAGTTGCGCGGCCAGAACCGGCTGAACGGCGATCTGATCCGCGTCGGCCAGACGCTGCGTATTCCGGCCTCCGGCCACGCCACGAACTCGGTCACCGTTCCCGCGCGCGCAATCTCCGCCCCCCGCAAGTACACCGTCCAGGCCGGTGACAGCCTCTGGGGCATCGCCCGGGGGCATGCGGTCAGCGTCGTCGCACTGCGCGAGCACAACGGGCTGGGCGCCGATGCGGTCCTGCAGCCTGGCCAGGTACTGCGCCTGCCTGCGGTGGCCGAGACCGTCAGCAGTGCCAGCACGCAGCGCATGCAATACCGCATCCGGCCCGGCGACTCGCTGAACGCGATCTCGCGCCGTTTCCAGGTCGAGATCAGCGACGTGCAGCGCTGGAACTCGCTGAACGGCTACCAGATCCGCGCCGGCGACACCCTGACTCTGTATGTCGCCGCGAACCTCTTGACCGACGGCTGAGGCGGCATCCGGGCCGGGCCGGTCCGGCCCCGGCGTTCGGGCGACCGACGCAGGCACGCCGGTTCCGGCGCAGCCATCGGCATTCCATTCCCGTACCGTGGGCAGAGTTCGGTCACCGTTCAAACACGGCGCGTATTCTGTCCGGAACCGAAACACAGGGAGAGCCACGATGCGCAGCCTGTATTTGCTTCCCGCCCTTCTTCTGGTCTCGGCGTCCGTGCTCGCACAACCTCCCGCGCATGCCCCGGCCCACGGGGTGCGGGGAGGTGGCGGCCCGATGCAGCAGCAACCGGGGCCGGACATCTACCACGATGCGATCCGGCAGATCTTCGGGCATCACCAGGCGGTCCGGGGCGCCGCGCTGCCGCCCGGCATTCGCAAGAACCTCGCGCGCGGCAAGCCGCTGCCACCGGGGCTTGCGCACCGCGTCGGGGGCCCGCTGGCCCGTGACCTGCCGTACTACCCGGGATACGATTGGTACCTGGCGGGCACCGACGCGGTGCTGGTCGACGCCTACACGCGGGTCATCGTGGACGTCATCGACCGCGTGCTCCGCTGATCCGGCGCGGGAACCGCGACACGCCCACCGCCGCAAGCCTTATGGGGGTGGCGGTCGAATCCACGGACCGGGTACGGTCAACCCCGCGACGTTGAGCTCGTGTTCCAGGCGCTGCATGCCGGTCCGCAGTGCGCGCATGTCCTGCGACTGCTCACGCATCAGCACGGTCAGGCGTTCCCACTGCCGGTCGACCTGCTCCATCACCAGGAGCAGCAGTACAGCGAGGACGATCAGACGGATGATCCATCCGAGATGACGGCTCACTCGGTTCTCCGTGTCGCATGATCCCGGGTGCCATCAGCATCCGTATCACTGCGCCGCACACCGGTGGTCGCACAACGGCCACATCGGTATGATCGCTGTCGGCCTTCAGCGTTCCGGCTGCGCGGCGAATCGTGCCGCGTTGCCGGTTCCCGCTGCAACCACCGCGCGGCGTGGTCACCCGGGTACAACGCCGACCAGACAAACGAGGAGGGTTAGATGGGGTTCCTGAAGGGTAAGCGCGCGCTGATCGTCGGTGTCGCGAGCAATCGTTCCATTGCCTACGGCATCGCCGAGGCCATGCGCCGCGAAGGCGCGGAACTGGCCTTCACCTACCAGAACGAACGCCTGCGCGAGCGCGTCGAGAAGCTGGTCGCCACCTTCGACTCGGACATCCTGGTGCCCTGCAATGTCGAGAGCGACCAGGAGATCGAGCAGGTCTTCGAACGCCTGGACGACTACTGGGACGGCCTCGACATCCTGGTGCATTCAGTGGCGTTCGCGCCCAAGGAACAGCTCGAGGGCGACTTCCTCGACAACATCACGCGCGACGGCTTCCGCATCGCGCACGATGTCAGTTCCTACAGCCTCGCGGCCCTCGCCAAGGCGGGACGCGGCATGATGAACGACCGCAATGCGTCGATCCTCACCCTGAGCTACCTGGGCGCCGTGCGCGCGATGCCCAGCTACAACGTGATGGGTCTCGCCAAGGCCAGCCTCGAGGCCAATGTCCGCTATCTCGCGTACACGCTGGGGCCGGAATCGACGCGGGTCAACGCGGTGTCGGCAGGCCCGATCCGCACACTGGCCGCCGCCGGCATCGGTGATTTCCGGCGCATCCTGGACCACGTGGAGAACAACGCCCCGCTCAGGCGCAATGTGACGATCGAGCAGGTGGGCAACGCGGGCGCGTTCCTGTGTTCGGACCTGGCCGCGGGAATCACCGGCGAGGTGATGTACGTGGATTCCGGTTACAACATCCTCGGGCTGGGTCCGGGCGAGGCCGGCCTCGACTAGGCGCCACCACACGCCCCGGGGTTCAGGCGGCGCCCGGGCCACCGGGCGCCGCTTCTGTCACTCCAGGTTCTCGAGGTAGCGGCGCACCTTCGCCTCGGACTCGAGCCAATCGAGGTAAGCCCGAAACTCGGCGCCGGCGTAGGCGATCTGCAAGTCGTCGGCGACCCGTGCGAGTTCTTCGGCGACCGCATCCAGTTCCAGCGTCTCGACCGACTCCAACACCAGCACCGCGAAATCGCCGTCGGGCAGCCGCACGCCCTCGTGCCGCGCGCTGTCCTCTACCGGCGCCGCCATCTGGAACAGGTGCCGTGCCAAGGACGGCGGCATCTCCACGTCCTCGACCTCGGGACCCGTGGTCCGATTCACCGGAATGGACCGGACCCAGGCCCCCGGAGCTTCCTCGGCCAGCGAGGCGACCGTGGCATCACCGGCCTCGAGTGTCGCGAGGATCGACTCGCCGGTTTCGCGCGCGGCCTGCGCAGCCGCGTCCCGGCGCAACAACTCGCGAATCTCGCCGGCGACCTCGTCGAGCGACAGCACCCGCGGCTCCTGGCGCTCCTGCAATCGCAGCACGAGCGTGCTGCCATCCGGCAGATCTACCGCCTCGCTGTTGCGGCCATCGACGCGCACGGCGGTACTGAACGCCGCTTCGCGCACGCCAGGGAACCGGGCGACCCCGCCGCCTTCGCCGCGCGTGAACCAGTCGGTGGTGCGCATCTCGAGGCCGGTCGCGCGGGAAGCAGGCCCCAGGCTGTCGGGATATTCGAAGGACTGGGCGAGCAGGTCATCCAGCACACGGATCTGACGCTGCTCGGCGCGACGGTCACGCAGGTCGCGCTCGACCTCGTCGCGCACCTCGCCGAACGGACGCGGCCGCGACGGCTGTATCTCCGTCACTTCCACCACGTGCCAACCCAGCCGGGTCTGCACCGGCTGGCTCACCAGCCCGGCGGGCAGCGAGAAGATCACCGTCTCGAGCACCGAATCGAGGTCGCCGCGCGCAACCTGGCCGATGTCCCCGCCCCGATCGGCGGACAGGCGGTCCTGGGAATGCTCCCGGGCCAGGTCGGAAAAATCCTCGCCCTGGTCGAGCCGTTCCCGCAGTTCGCGAATCCGCGCCTCCGCATCCTCGGTGTCCCGTTCGATCAGCACCTGCCGAACGCGGCGCAATTCCGGCTCGGCATAGCGCTGCGCATTCACCTCGTAGTGATCGCGGATCTCCTGTTCGGTAACGGCTATGCCCGCCTCCAGTGCCACGGGGTCGAGTCGCAGGTAGGCCACCTGCAACTGCTCCTCGGTCGTGAACCGTTCCGGGTTTTCCCGGTAATAGGATTCGATCGCCGCGTCGTCGACGACCTCCGGCCGGTCGAACGCGTCGGCCTCGAGGATGCGCCAGCTCGCGACGCGCACCTGGTTGCGCAGTTGCGCGAACTCCCGGACCGTGCTCATCGGCAGGTCTCCGCTCGCCTCGACCGCCTGCTGCACCTGGGCCAACACGATCTGGTGCGCCACGTCACGCTCGAACTCACCGGGCGACATCCGCTGTGCCTGGAGCACGGCCTGGTAGCGCTCCGGACTGAACCGGCCGTTGTCGCGGAATTGCGGGATCGCCTGGATCTCCCGTACCACGCCGGTTGCCGAGGCGCGGAACCCTGCTTCCTCGGCCGCCTGCCGCAGCAGTTCCCGCTGGATCAGCGCCTCCAGCGCGGCATTGCGGATCGCGCGCTCGTCGAACAGGTCGGCGGGAACGTCGCCGCCGAACATGCGCGCGATCTGGTCGCGCTGGGCCCGCGCCTCCTGGTGCACAAGGCGCACGGGGATTTCCGTTTTGTTTACTTCCGCGGCGACCAGCGGGCCGGCACCACCGAAATACTCGCCAAGGCCCCAGAGGGCGAACGGGATGGCGATCAGGCCAATGATGACGTAGGCGAGCCAGCCGGTCGCCTTGTCGCGAATGGATTGCAGCATTGTGATTCCGCCAAGCGTGAGAACAGTGCGAAGCGTCCGATGATACCAAGAGCTTCGTCTGATAGACATTCTGGGCCGGCTTTGGTTTCTGTAGGCCGGATTGATCCACCCCCGGACCACGATGCGGCACCGGTGCATCAAGGCTGATTCACCCGAGTCGCGTTGGCAGCCACTCATTTTCCGGCTACCCTCACGCCGCCAGAGCAACAATCGCGGCGGATCCGGGACAGCACCGGTATCCGCATCGTGGTCGGCCCGCGGCGCACCGCGGTGGAGACAGCCATGCGACAGCAAAGTCACATCCTCCTGGTCCGCAGCTCCGGCCAGGGGTTGTACGAGTGCACCGACGAGGTGCGGCGCTGGGTACGCGCCACGGGCATCCGGGAAGGACTGCTGACGCTGTTCGTGCAGCACACCTCCGCGAGCCTGCTGATCCAGGAGAACGCAGATCCGGACGTCCGCAGCGATCTGGAGGACTTTTTCGCGCGCCTGGTACCCGAGTCCGGGATCGCCTTCCGGCACCGTTCCGAAGGGCCGGACGACATGCCGGCCCACATCCGGGGCGCGCTGACCCAGACCCAGCTCAGCCTCCCCGTCACCTCGGGGGCTCCCGCGCTCGGCACCTGGCAGGGCATCTTCCTGTTCGAACACCGTCGCGCGCCGAACGAACGCCGTATCGTCCTGCACCTGATCGGCGCGTAGCACGGCGTTCCGGACCGTTTCAGAACGGCACGTGCCGTTCCCCGGACGGGTTGGCCCGTTCCGTTTCGAATCGGGCCGAACCCGCCGTCCGGATCCTGCCACCCTCGGGATCCCGCGGTGACGGCTTCCTCAAAGCTGGCACACGCATTGCTGGAAACCGCCTGATCCCGAACCTGCCTGACCCGTGGCCGCTGCATATGCATGCGCGCGCTCCCGAAGGCGGCGAGATCGCCTTTTCCAACGACGGAGAACGCGATGCAGCAGAACAAAGCGGTCATTCCCCGGCGCCGGGGCGGCAGGGCAGCGGGGCGCCGGATCCTCGTATGGCTCGTCGGGATCACCATCGCGCTGATCGCACTGGATTATGGCGCCGGTCATTACCAGCAGGTGCTGATCGAACGTCAGCAGGCCCGGATCGCCTGGCTGAACCGCATGGCCTTCGTGATGGTGCGCGCCGACGTTGAAGACATCCGGCTCCGCCCGGACGGCCGCTACGAAGTGACCCTCTGGATGGAAAACGTATCCGACGAGAACGACCTCTACCTGCTCGTACCCAACGTGAGTGCCTACATCCAAGTCGGTTACCGCTGGCGCGAACTGCCGCTGGAACACATCCCGGGCCCGGATGGGCTGCTGCCGGGGATGGTAGTCAACCTGCGCGATCACCTGCGCATCACCCAGCAGTACTTGCTCGATGTGCCGCCGGATGCCGAGTACCGCAAGCTCTTTCCAGGCTACCTGCACGCCCACTTCCGCAGCGAGATGTTCATGAGCCCGGAAGCCGAACCCGACGAGCACCTGATCGCGCGCTCCGACCGCTACACCGTGCACCTGCGCCCGGCCTGGGCCGACGAACAGGAACCGCTCCGGGTCAACCACTTCCGGCATGGCCCCCCCGACTATTTCCGCTCCGGCGCCGCATACCACTCGATGCGCCAAACCGGTCACGCGGATCACGAGTAGCCGGCTGACCGTACCTGTTGCGTCGGCACAACAACTGGCGCAATGCGTATCCCCCTGCAGGGCATCGTGACGCCGGGATCAAGAACGGGATCGCGACCGGCGTCCCGGCCTGCACCTGCGGCAATGCCACATCTGGCGATCGTTCCACGCGAGGCGTGGATCCCTGCGGTCGCATCCACGGGCCGGATTCCCGCTATATTCTCTTGCAAGCGCGCAGCGGCGTGCGCAACTCCAACCCGGACCCGGCAGCGAATCCATGAGCGCCCACGAACCCATCCTCGCGCAGCTGCGCAACATCGGCATCATCGCGCACATCGATGCGGGCAAGACGACGACGACCGAGCGCGTTCTGTATTACACGGGGCGCACGCGCGCGCTCGGCTCGGTCGATGCCGGCACCGCCATCACCGACTGGATGGACCAGGAACGGGCACGCGGCATCACCATCGTCTCGGCCGCCGTCTCGTCGGAGTGGCGCGACCACCGCATCAATCTGATCGACACCCCGGGGCATATCGACTTCACCGCCGAGGTCCAGCGTGCGCTGCGCGTACTGGACGGCGGCATCGTGGTTCTGGACGCGGTCCAGGGCGTCGAGCCGCAGAGCGAGACGGTCTGGCGCCAGGCCGACCAGTACCGCGTGCCGCGGATTTGCTTCGTGAACAAGATGGACCGCATCGGCGCGGACTTCGATCGTGCCGTCGCCTCCCTGCGCGAGCGTCTGGGTGCCGAGCCCGCCGTGCTTCAGCTTCCAATCGGTGCCGAATCCTCGTTCGAGGGGGTCGTCGACCTGCTGTCCATGCGGGCCGTGCGCTGGGCCGACGAGCTGGGCGCCCGGCGCGAGTACGATGCGATCCCATCCGCGCTTCGTGAACCCGCGGCCACCGCCCGCGCCGAGCTGATCGAGCGGATTGCCGAGAACGACGACGCGCTGCTCGCTGCGTATGTCGATGGCGTGGAACCGGAACCCGAGCAACTGCTCGCGGCGCTGCGCCGGGCGACGCTGGATCTGCGGCTGTTTCCGGTCCTCTGCGGGTCGGCGCTGCGCAACAAGGGCGTTCAGCCCCTGCTCGATGCGGTGGTCGACCTTTTGCCTTCGCCGCTGGACATCGGCCCGGTGCACGGCGTGGACCCGCGCACAGACCAGAAGGTCGAGCGCCAACCCGACGCGAAGGAACCGCTGACCGCGCTGGCGTTCAAGGTCGCGGCCGACCCCTATTCCGGACGGCTGACGTATGTGCGTGTTTATTCGGGCTGCCTGCGCACCGGCATGACCGTGCACAACGCCCGGAGCGCGCGCCGCGAGCGTGTGGGCAGACTGGTGCGAATGTACGCCGACCAGCGCGAGGACATCGAGGAAATCGGTGCCGGCGACATCGCCGCGATGCTCGGCAGCAAGGGAACACGGACCGGCGACACGCTCTGCGCCCCCGAGCACCCGGTGCTGCTCGAGACCATCGCCTTCCCCGAGCCGGTCGTCTGGGTCGCGGTCGAGCCGCGCGGCGCGGCCGACCAGGACGCACTCGCGACCGCCCTGCACACGCTGGCCGAAGAGGATCCCACGTTCCGCGTGCGCCACGACGAGGCCACCGCCCAGATGCTGGTGGCGGGCATGGGCGAACTGCACCTGGAGGTACTGCTCGAGCGGGTACGCAGCGAGTTCCATGTCGGTGTCAACGTCGGCCGGCCGCGCGTGGCGCACAAGGAGACGATCGGCCGCGAGGTTCCGCACGTCGAGGGTCGGCACATCCACCAGACCGGCGGCCACGGACAGTACGGACACGTGATCCTGGCCCTCGCGCCGGGGCCGCACGGCTCGGGCATCGTATTCGAGAGCGCGATCAGCGGCGGCGCGATACCCAAGCAGTTCCTGCCGGCGATCGAACGCGGCGTGCACGATGCAGCCCAGGCGGGGGCGCTGGCAGGGTACCCGGTCACCGACGTGCAGGTGCGGCTGCTCGATGGCTCCCATCATGACGTGGACTCGACCGATCTCGCCTTTCGCACCGCGGCACGCGTGGCCTTCGAAGAGGGCCTGCGCCAGGGCGCACCAGTCCTGCTCGAGCCGATCGGACAGCTCGAGGTGCTGGTGCCGGAGGAATATCTGGGCGACGTGATGGCACTGCTCGCCGCGCGCCGCTGCGATGTCGTGGGACTGGAAGCGGGTCCCGGCGGCGCTGAGGCCGTGCGCGGGCATGTACCGCTGGCCGAGATGTTCGGTTTCGCCTCCGCCCTGCGCTCGGCCAGCCAGGGGCGGGCCCTATTCACGATGGAGCCACTGCACTACGCCCCGGTGGACGCGGAACTCGCACACCGAATGCTCGGCACGGGCGGCGCCAGTTCCCCCTCGTAGCATCCTGGCCCCGGGGTTGCGGTGGGCGCCGGGTCAGCGCAAGTGCCGAAAGCCGGATGGCGCTGCGCTCCTCCGCTCCACCAGCCATACGAACTGCAAGAACGTTGTGGCTTTCACGCTCGGGCGACTCTATTCCTACTCTCGATGCCGATTCGCAGGCATTGCCACGGCAATGCACGAGGCCCGACTCCCGTGGCGTGCCAGGATGGTGAACTCCTCGACTTCAAGGCCGGCGGCGCGGACCTGCGCCTTGAACTCGTCTTCGTAGGTCACACGGCCGAAATCGATGCTCGTGACACGTTTCAGCATCGGCTTGAGGATTTCCATCCAGCGGACACGCTGTTGCTGGATGGTCTGGGTGAAGAAGATGCGTCCGCCCGGATTCAGCAGCGCACGGCAATGCCGCAGCGCCCGTTCGGGTTCGGGCAGGAGCATGAAGCTTGCGGAGAAATACACAGCGTCATAAGGTCCGCCCTGGTGATCGTAGACGGATTCGAGCCGAACCCCGACGCGATCGGCCAGCGGGGATTTCCGAAGCCTGCGCCGCGCACGGTCGATGTAATCGCCATCGGTGTCGATACCGGTCACGCGCAGGCATTTCCGCTTCACCCGATCGGCATTCGCCAGCAGCGCACCCGCCGTGCCGATACCGACGTCCAGCAGCGCGGCACCCTCAGGAACGCGCCTCAACACCTCGGCGTACCAGCAAGAGGTGAGCCTGAGGATCAGCGTGTCGTAGATCAGACTTCGAATCATGGGCTGCTGCAAGACGGCCGCATGTGCCGGGCGACAGTTCCCCGTCGGCGAGTGGTGGTGTCAGTCGATCGCTGGCCCTGGTGTAGAGTGAAGCGTCCTGTTCGGCCAGACCGCTTCACCGCGAGATCCGGAGCAATCGCTTACAGTCGAACGGCTTGACCTCGAAGTCAAGGAAGATCCGGCGGATGCGCCGGCTGTCGTCATCCGCAGGATTGCGGCACGTTGCTGCCGCGCGTTGCCGCGGTCATAACGCCCGGCCCAGGCGCAGACTGGCCAGCGCGACCACCAGGTAGGCGACCGCCGCTCCCTGCATCACGAAGGCCAAACCCGTGCCCAGCGCGATCAGCGTGGCCAGCGCGGTGGCGGAGACCGACAGGCAGCTGTCGATGCCACAGGCCCAGGGGATGTGGGTTTCGTCGCTGCCCGCAAGGCGGCGCAGGCCAAAGGGAAACATCATGCCCATCAGCACGGCCGGCGGCGCGAGCAGCAGGAACACGACAACGGCCCTCGCCGTCATCGGCGCGCTCATCGACAGCTCGAGCACCGGCATCAGCCCATGCGCGTAGACCAGGATCAGCCCGGCGATCGCTACGCCGGTGACCACGAGGTTGCGCCGGGTCGCCGCGATACGTGACGACAACAGGCTGCCGACCCCGGAGCAGACGAGCAGCGTGCCCAACACCGCGGCGGTGGCGTAGACCGGCTGCCCCAGATAGAGCACCAGCTTCTGGATCAGCACGATCTCGAAGAACATGAAGCCGATGCCGGTGGCGGAGAAGTACAGCAAGGTCCACCGCCGGCGGGTGCCCTGCCAGCCGACCCGGAACAGGGGGAGCACGATCAGGATCACCGCGGCGAGCACGATCTGGAGAAGGGTCACCGCGGCCAGCACCAGCCCGAGTTCCATGTACGGCAGCTCCCGGGTACCGTAGATCGCCTGCAGTTCGAGAATGCCGGACAGGCGGATGAACTGGCCGAAGAAGGGGCGGTCGTCGGTGGCCGGACCGATGTCGAACAGGTAGTTGTCGAACAACGCTGCCGGGTCGCCGTGCAGCAGGATATCGACGTGTTCCAGAAAGGAGCGATCGGGCAGCCGGTTGAATCGATCGCGCTCGCCGGACTGCACGTCCTCCAGCAGCAGAAGGTCGAATGCCAGGTTTTGTGCGAATTCGCGGATATGCCCGCGCTCGGTGGCCGAGAACGCGGTCCGGCTCAGCAGATAGGTGGTCGTACCCCAACTGCGCACTGCCGCCACGTGCGCCGGCGCGTGCCCGATGCCCTCCCGCTCCAGCAGCGTGCGCCAGGTCGCGAGCAGCCGCAGGGGTTTGCGTGGGGGCTCGTCCTGCCAGACCGTGACCGCGATCATGCCCCGCTCGCCCAGTGCGTCCCACATGGCGAGAAAGGCCTCCAGCGTCAGCCCGTACTGCTCGCGCAGCGCATACACACCCGAGGTACCACCAAACGCGCCGAGCGTGGGCAGCACGATCAGGTCGTAGTCCTGCGCCACGCGCCGGGCGAGGTAGCTGCGCACGGTGGTCCCCTGCAGCGTCACCGCCGGGTCACGGTAGATCGAATCGATCCACTCCGGGTACCGATCACGCAGCAGGCGGTTCGCCTGGCGATGCGGCTCGACCGCGGTGATCGTTGCCGCGCCGTGACCCAGGGCATGAGCCACGTCCTCGCCCGCGCCAGCCTCGAGCACCAGCACCGATTCCGGGTCGCGCACCGCGTAGGACAGCCCACGGGTGGTGTGGTCGAGCAGATACACCCCGCCGGTCCCGGCGCGGCCGAGCAGCGTGCCGTAGTACTCGCCGTTGTTGAACATCACGTCGCGCACCGGGGGCTCGTCGCGGTATTGCAGGCTCAGCGAAGGCGCGAAGCGCTGCGCGTCGGCGCGCACGACCTGCAGCAGGCCGTAGGGGCTCGATGCGCTGTGGATGACCTCGGCGCCGGGCAGCAGCAGCGCGGCGTGGATCGGCTTGTACTCCGAGGGCTGCGGCCCTGCCGGGTTCACGAGGCCGATCAGCGGCACCAGCAGCGCAGCCGAGGCGACTGCCACGGCCGCCGCCTTCGGGACCGACCGCGGTCGCGTGATCCACGCGGCCAGCAGCGGCGCCAAAGCCAGCACCGCCGAAAGCCGTTCCGGCGGCAGTGCCCACAGCAGCCCCAGCACCAGTACCGCGCCGGCACCCGATCCCGCCATGTTCGCGAAATAGAGCCAGCCGATGCGTTCCACTTCCCGATAGAAGACCAGCGTGATCGCCAGCCCGGCAAAGAAGAAGGGCAGCGCGTAGACCAGATACAGGAACACCAACAGGCCTACCTGCCCGGGCTCGAAGAACAGCAGAAACGTGTCGAAGTCGCCGAACACGCCCGAGAGCCAGACGGTCGCGGCCATCGTCACCGCGGTGGCGACATACAGCAGCGGCAGTGCTGTGGCGTAGTGGCGTTTCAACGGCTCGCGCAGCAGTACCAGCGTCGTCCCCGCGGCGCCGAAGCCCAGCAGGGCGGTGGAGATCACCATGTAGGCGAAGTGATGCCACTGCGACACCGCGAGTAGCTGCATCACCACCAGCTGGAACGCAATCACGGCCGCCGACGCCAGCGCGACGGACCAGGACACGAAGCGGGGAGCGGGGCTCATGACCTGCGCCAAGTCTGCCCCACCTCCGCCGTCACGGCTGTCGGCGTGTCAGCGGGACGAAGCGCACCGGCAGCAGGCTCTCGCTCACGGTGCGGTCGCCGTCGCGCGTGATCAGCATCAACGTCTGGGTACGAAACGGCGAGCCCACCGGGATGACCATGCGGCCACCTTGACGCAGCTGATCGAGCAGCGGCGGCGGAACGTGGTCGGCCGCAGCGGTGACGACGATCGCGTCGAACGGTGCGTGCTCGTCCCAGCCGTGGTAGCCGTCGCCGTGTTTCACCCGGACGTGCCCGTATCCCACCCGTCGCAGGTTGGCTTCACCCCATTGCGCCAGTTCGCCGATGATCTCGACGGTAAACACCTCGTCAAGGATCTCCGCGAGCACCGCTGCCTGGTACCCGGAACCCGTCCCGATTTCCAGCACACGCATCCCTGGCTGCGGCTTGAGCAGTGCCGTCATGTAGGCCACCAGGAAGGGCTGCGAAATCGTCTGGCCATAGCCGATCGGAACCGGCCGATCCTGGTAGGCA contains these protein-coding regions:
- a CDS encoding LysM peptidoglycan-binding domain-containing protein, whose translation is MITRLLPVSIVVAGAVLFATGCSLHDSAKAGAATETAGETVGGEPAASARRGPSLSRDASRALRRTALRPEDAPDIWSRARISFEFTEHLDDPRVLHYVEHYRSNPNIIAVSSARAKPFAHFILTEIERRGLPGELLLLPIVESGYAAEATSSGRAAGIWQFIPSTGEHFGLIQDDWYDGRRDVYQSTHAALDYLERLHARFGDWYLALAAYNFGQGNVARAIAANTAAGQPTDYWSLRLSSEAMSYVPRLLALRALFEQPSRHNVTLPVIANRPYLEPVELGRQADLEYVAELARIEAREVLTLNPGYRRSITHPHAAQHLLLPAPAAQRLQTALRQRGADHPLVRYTDYQVRPGDTLGQIAQRHGLSVAELRGQNRLNGDLIRVGQTLRIPASGHATNSVTVPARAISAPRKYTVQAGDSLWGIARGHAVSVVALREHNGLGADAVLQPGQVLRLPAVAETVSSASTQRMQYRIRPGDSLNAISRRFQVEISDVQRWNSLNGYQIRAGDTLTLYVAANLLTDG
- a CDS encoding SurA N-terminal domain-containing protein, with protein sequence MLQSIRDKATGWLAYVIIGLIAIPFALWGLGEYFGGAGPLVAAEVNKTEIPVRLVHQEARAQRDQIARMFGGDVPADLFDERAIRNAALEALIQRELLRQAAEEAGFRASATGVVREIQAIPQFRDNGRFSPERYQAVLQAQRMSPGEFERDVAHQIVLAQVQQAVEASGDLPMSTVREFAQLRNQVRVASWRILEADAFDRPEVVDDAAIESYYRENPERFTTEEQLQVAYLRLDPVALEAGIAVTEQEIRDHYEVNAQRYAEPELRRVRQVLIERDTEDAEARIRELRERLDQGEDFSDLAREHSQDRLSADRGGDIGQVARGDLDSVLETVIFSLPAGLVSQPVQTRLGWHVVEVTEIQPSRPRPFGEVRDEVERDLRDRRAEQRQIRVLDDLLAQSFEYPDSLGPASRATGLEMRTTDWFTRGEGGGVARFPGVREAAFSTAVRVDGRNSEAVDLPDGSTLVLRLQERQEPRVLSLDEVAGEIRELLRRDAAAQAARETGESILATLEAGDATVASLAEEAPGAWVRSIPVNRTTGPEVEDVEMPPSLARHLFQMAAPVEDSARHEGVRLPDGDFAVLVLESVETLELDAVAEELARVADDLQIAYAGAEFRAYLDWLESEAKVRRYLENLE
- a CDS encoding secondary thiamine-phosphate synthase enzyme YjbQ — encoded protein: MRQQSHILLVRSSGQGLYECTDEVRRWVRATGIREGLLTLFVQHTSASLLIQENADPDVRSDLEDFFARLVPESGIAFRHRSEGPDDMPAHIRGALTQTQLSLPVTSGAPALGTWQGIFLFEHRRAPNERRIVLHLIGA
- a CDS encoding class I SAM-dependent methyltransferase, which produces MRSLIYDTLILRLTSCWYAEVLRRVPEGAALLDVGIGTAGALLANADRVKRKCLRVTGIDTDGDYIDRARRRLRKSPLADRVGVRLESVYDHQGGPYDAVYFSASFMLLPEPERALRHCRALLNPGGRIFFTQTIQQQRVRWMEILKPMLKRVTSIDFGRVTYEDEFKAQVRAAGLEVEEFTILARHGSRASCIAVAMPANRHRE
- a CDS encoding enoyl-ACP reductase FabI, with the translated sequence MGFLKGKRALIVGVASNRSIAYGIAEAMRREGAELAFTYQNERLRERVEKLVATFDSDILVPCNVESDQEIEQVFERLDDYWDGLDILVHSVAFAPKEQLEGDFLDNITRDGFRIAHDVSSYSLAALAKAGRGMMNDRNASILTLSYLGAVRAMPSYNVMGLAKASLEANVRYLAYTLGPESTRVNAVSAGPIRTLAAAGIGDFRRILDHVENNAPLRRNVTIEQVGNAGAFLCSDLAAGITGEVMYVDSGYNILGLGPGEAGLD
- a CDS encoding anti-virulence regulator CigR family protein — encoded protein: MQQQPGPDIYHDAIRQIFGHHQAVRGAALPPGIRKNLARGKPLPPGLAHRVGGPLARDLPYYPGYDWYLAGTDAVLVDAYTRVIVDVIDRVLR
- the fusA gene encoding elongation factor G — translated: MSAHEPILAQLRNIGIIAHIDAGKTTTTERVLYYTGRTRALGSVDAGTAITDWMDQERARGITIVSAAVSSEWRDHRINLIDTPGHIDFTAEVQRALRVLDGGIVVLDAVQGVEPQSETVWRQADQYRVPRICFVNKMDRIGADFDRAVASLRERLGAEPAVLQLPIGAESSFEGVVDLLSMRAVRWADELGARREYDAIPSALREPAATARAELIERIAENDDALLAAYVDGVEPEPEQLLAALRRATLDLRLFPVLCGSALRNKGVQPLLDAVVDLLPSPLDIGPVHGVDPRTDQKVERQPDAKEPLTALAFKVAADPYSGRLTYVRVYSGCLRTGMTVHNARSARRERVGRLVRMYADQREDIEEIGAGDIAAMLGSKGTRTGDTLCAPEHPVLLETIAFPEPVVWVAVEPRGAADQDALATALHTLAEEDPTFRVRHDEATAQMLVAGMGELHLEVLLERVRSEFHVGVNVGRPRVAHKETIGREVPHVEGRHIHQTGGHGQYGHVILALAPGPHGSGIVFESAISGGAIPKQFLPAIERGVHDAAQAGALAGYPVTDVQVRLLDGSHHDVDSTDLAFRTAARVAFEEGLRQGAPVLLEPIGQLEVLVPEEYLGDVMALLAARRCDVVGLEAGPGGAEAVRGHVPLAEMFGFASALRSASQGRALFTMEPLHYAPVDAELAHRMLGTGGASSPS